The Mesorhizobium sp. B2-8-5 genome segment GGGGGTATCCGTCGCTACCGTCTCGCATGTGATGAACCATACCCGCCATGTCGAGCCGGAAACGGCAGAGCGCGTGCGCGCCGCGATCGCGGCGCTGCGCTACAGCCCGAACTCGGTGGCGCGGAGCCTGCGGCGCGGCGAGACCAAGACCATCGGCCTGCTGCTTCCGGACAATTCCAATCCGTTCTTCGCCAGCGTCGCGCGGCAGATCGAGGATGCCGGCTTCGTCTCCGGCTACACGGTGATCCTGTGCAACTCCGACGGCAATGCCGAGAAGGAGGAGCGTTATCTCTCGGTGCTGATGGCCAAGCAGATCGATGGGCTGATCTTCGCCGGCTCGTCCGATCATGCGCGGGTCTTCGCCCGCCTCCTGCCCAGCGTGCCGGCGGTGCTGCTCGACCGCGAGATCCAGTCGGTCAATGTTGATTCCGTGCTGGTCGACCACGACCATGGCGGCTATCTCGCCGGGAAATACCTGGCCGGGCTCGGCCACAGGAAGATCGGCGTCATCGGCGGGCCGCGGGATTCGAGCTCCAGCCCGGCCCGCCTGCGCGGCTTTGTCCGCGCGCTCGAGGAGGCAGGCCTCGAGCTGCCGCCGTCCTCGATCGTCG includes the following:
- a CDS encoding LacI family DNA-binding transcriptional regulator, translating into MTTIADVARHAGVSVATVSHVMNHTRHVEPETAERVRAAIAALRYSPNSVARSLRRGETKTIGLLLPDNSNPFFASVARQIEDAGFVSGYTVILCNSDGNAEKEERYLSVLMAKQIDGLIFAGSSDHARVFARLLPSVPAVLLDREIQSVNVDSVLVDHDHGGYLAGKYLAGLGHRKIGVIGGPRDSSSSPARLRGFVRALEEAGLELPPSSIVDSDYHFAGGRLAMEQLMAQAPDITALFACNDLMAMGALTVLRSRGLRVPDDMSMVGFDDIPYAVTTWPPLTTIAQPVEKIGTRAVSLLLERLGDPAAPSRREVLAPVLVERESCAARR